The following coding sequences lie in one Ostrea edulis chromosome 8, xbOstEdul1.1, whole genome shotgun sequence genomic window:
- the LOC125663157 gene encoding uncharacterized protein LOC125663157 has product MARKQTLVLVMIVIIYCDVRFQDSYSKLQYGYRLDRKVITSFVEFSILDCAEECLRTTRCKSVSYYKGSNFCEINYENKSSANDIFLESPGWIYSEREDWHIGIVSSCSASNCSINEKCKPLPMGKFECVLSDCGIPSQWGVNLSSVGRWEGIGIHRFMKLDCYQNCSQSGSPMFVCAPNGQWKTNMKCGCVSSWIEYQGHYYYQGEKRLKWTDAKLECEKSGSHLVEIRNQEESDWLASTFLDKSTCPSSVYEVCTAWTGGNDRDIEGQYRWSYSNVIITFTAWYRGQPSVGYPAQAAEKDCVDLFRNGKWNDRPCSYLNSFICEMSYGQ; this is encoded by the exons ATGGCAAGGAAGCAGACCCTGGTACTTGTGATGATTGTCATTATCTATTGCGACGTGCGTTTTCAAGACAGCTACTCAAAGTTACAATATGGATACAGACTGGATAGAAAGGTGATAACTTCTTTTGTTGAATTCAGCATTTTAGACTGTGCTGAGGAGTGTTTGAGAACAACACGATGTAAATCCGTGAGCTATTACAAAGGATCAAATTTCTGTGAAATAAACTATGAGAACAAATCGTCGGCCAATGACATATTCTTGGAAAGTCCGGGGTGGATCTACAGTGAACGGGAGGATTGGCATATT GGTATTGTATCTTCTTGTTCGGCATCAAATTGTTCCATCAATGAAAAATGCAAACCCTTACCAATGGGCAAGTTTGAATGTGTTTTATCAG ATTGCGGCATTCCATCCCAGTGGGGGGTGAATCTGAGCAGCGTCGGTAGATGGGAAGGAATTGGGATTCACAGATTCATGAAACTTGACTGTTACCAAAATTGCAGTCAGTCTGGTTCACCGATGTTTGTTTGCGCACCAAACGGACAGTGGAAAACAAACATGAAATGTG GGTGTGTATCGAGCTGGATAGAGTACCAGGGTCATTACTATTACCAAGGTGAGAAGAGACTCAAATGGACAGACGCCAAG CTGGAGTGTGAGAAGAGTGGTTCTCACCTGGTGGAGATCAGGAATCAAGAGGAGTCAGACTGGCTTGCCTCCACTTTTCTCGACAAAA GCACTTGTCCCTCATCCGTTTATGAGGTTTGTACAGCCTGGACAGGGGGAAACGATCGTGATATTGAAGGTCAATATCGATGGAGCTACTCCAATGTGATCATAACCTTCACCGCCTGGTACAGAGGTCAACCGAGTGTAGGTTATCCTGCACAAGCAGCGGAAAAAGACTGTGTCGACCTATTTCGAAATGGCAAATGGAATGATAGACCATGCTCTTACcttaattcatttatttgtgAAATGTCCTATGGACAGTAG